The DNA window GTTGTAAGGGGCAGGGCCAGATCTCAAGCCCGATGCATttggcgccgaggcgttGTCAGATTGGCCTGTGCTACCGGCATCGTTCGGGCCATTGCGCTTCTCGATAGGCGTTCTGCAAATTGGACAAGTGTTGTGTTCCTTCAGCCATAGTACGACACAGTCCTCGTGAAACCAATGCTTGCAGGGTAGGAACACTGCCATGTCTCCGATCTTGAGCTCGTCGATACAAATCGTACACTCGGTCTTAGTCTCTCCCTTGAGCATCTCGCGATCGACAGGGCGCCGGTCGAGAGACCGAAGGGCCTGGTCGGAAGCTGGAGGTGCCGCATTAGATTGTGGGTTGGCCTCCATGAGCTGTGTTATGATTCTGTCGAGAGCCTCCTGAGAGTAAACGGCGtcgccagccatggcgttgGCAGGGCTGAACAGACTCAAAATGTCATGCAGACTGCGGGCAAAGGTTTGAACTTGAGGTCCCATGTCGTCAGGATTTGTTGGGCCCGCATTGCCATGACCTACGGGAGGCGGGCCCATGTCTCGAAGGACATCAGAAAATATTCTGATGAGCAGTGGTCAGCCTGTTCCACAAGCGGAAAATTTGGGGGAGGTGCTGTCTTACGATTGGAACGGGTCAGCAGGGGCATGGCCCGTGTTGTTCGCATGGCCCATGTTGTGTCTGACAGGGCCAGAGTAAATGGTGACGGAGGCGGTTCCTCTGCCAAAAGGTCCGGTCGTAAAGGTAGCACGATGAACTGTTGGCAAAGGGGTGGCAGTGCTACCAGGGTTGCGAGTAGGGGTTTCGCGACTGTCCATCGGCCGAGGTTGGCCAAAGGTCTCGAGCATTTCATAGAACCGATTCAGGACGGGGGCAATTCCGGGTTCATGATGATTATCGTGGCCATCGCCGGCACGTACGCTGCGGCGGTGAACAAATCCATGTGGCCCGAGGTGCTCTTCTATATCGGCCTCTTCGGGGTCTGAATCGTCCTCGTAGTGGCGCAGACCGAGCAGTCCTGACGACGGTGCGTTCAACGAgtcatcgtcgacctcgcggGGGTCATTATCGGCTTCGACCTAGACAAGATGCGTCAGTACAGCCTGGGAAGACACAATGAACACGAGTTGCATGAGGAGACGTACGATCTCTGTTATGTCACTCCCACAGTCTGGGCACTCGAGACCATGCTCGTCGCGATGCCATTCGTGGGTGCAGGCATGACAGTAGACAACCTCGCGACCAGAGGTGGCGTCTAGGTGACCATCCTCCTGGTCGTGGGAGGCCATCTGGGCCTGGCTGTGTTGATATGCCGTCAAGGCACCAAGTCCGAGGCCAACAGCGAGGCTGGCAAGTCGAAACGCGCGAGACGCCAGAGTGAAGGCCGGGTGTGTTAAAGAGGTGTCGAATGGGAAGACAGGGGGTCGGAGAGGCGGGCAACGAAAGCGCGACCAAAAAGGTTTGTCCCAAACAACGTCGATCAAGCAACAACAAAGGCCAAGGGAAGAATCCGAGGTTGGGAGCGCAGCTCACACTATTGGAGGGGGCATCAAAGATGCTAGCCTCGTAGGCTGAAGGCGGGGTGGCAACAGCGCGAACCGCACAGGTAGGGAACCAACTTCGCTGATGCTTCTGAGATATGTCAGCTGCAGGCCTCTAGTTTGCATCATCAGCTGCAAGCCTCGTGTAGACGTTGGAAATGGAGAACAAAAGGCAACAGTGCTCCGAAGTGATCCGTGCCTTGACGTGAATATGGACGAGGCACGATGGCACGGTAGGCTAGGTATACATACCAAGTACCGAAATGGCCGCCGTTTGGGGCCTGAGACCTCCGGTCAGGTGCTTGCTCGTATGACTCGCTAAGAAAGATGCCGGAGCAAAGAATGCCGTCCTAGGGGGGCCGTTCCGACTCGTCGCGTTGGAGcaccgggcgggcgggcgcgaggacgaggcgatgAAAAGGACAGTGAGGAGAGGCCAGCGACATGTGGAAGGGCCGCGAAGGTCGACGAAGCGCAAGCCGAGATTCAGGCTGAGGCGACGGCCGATGGGGGAGGGTCGGAGCGGATTGGATGACGTTTGTCAGCCGCCGCAAATCAGAGTGCGAGACCCTGGCCTGCCTGTTAATTCAGTGATTCGTTGGCGGGCAGGCTCTCAGTCCAGGCAGCCCGGCGCTGGTCGGCCCCAGCAAGGGGTCGGTCGGGTACAGGTACGGTACGTAGTCGGGTGGTAGAAGAGTGGGGTGGAGGGACGTAgtgaatggatggatggatgtcTACCTTATCAACGACGGCATGCGGAAGCTGTGGGGCCGTTGTTGTCGGCATCCACATGGCAACCTCAGGTTCCGTGGAGCAAATTGTAGGAGCGACTCTGCCCGTCAACGGACTTCCGGGACGgacggccatggtgttgcgCGTTCAATACCCCAGCAGTGAAGCAAGTCGTGCGGTTCAGTGTTCGCGCGCCACCACTGCGCAAAGTAAGGTACTTATCGCGCCGTTCATCGTCGACCGCCCCAACTGGCAACATCTACCTATCCCGCGCGACGTACAGACTACTGTACCTCAGTACTTGATGTACGGGATACCGTACGGACGGGTTAGCTGGCACCTTCCCAGGCGCTGGAGGGTAGTACGTGCCGTCGGCCCCAGTAGAGCGCGCATCACCGTCGACATGGCTGGACTTCGAACCCCCGTCCCAGCACCGCCAATGACAGCATCTCAGGCCTTGATACCTTGTAATAAGAGACACCCTCCACGACTTCAACCGAAGCCTGGCCTGGACCCGACGCGTAAGCCACGGCTGCCGTTCCATGTCCGCTACCGGGAGTCATTCATGCACaaacgcacacacacacacacgcacacgcacacacacggcGCGCTGCACTCATGAAGCACACATGCTCGAGCGACTGAGTCGACATGCGTCTTCCATGTCACACAGCGCGTGACGACGTAGTAAGCAGGGTCGGCGTGGCACTCCTCTTCCCAGCGTCTCGACACATGGCCGCTCCCGAGTAGCTATCAAGGAAACACTGACACGACAAGCACCAACGAGACACTCGCAACTCGGCAGTCGTGCGCAGGGCACGCACCAACATTGCCAGGGCCACCATAAAACGCACCGAGgagccacgtcgtcgtcgcatcaCATGTTGGCGCCATGTGCCAGCAATTTGGGCAGTGTTAACTTGTGGTGACTGAACGCAGTCTCGTCGCTCGGCAAAGCGGAAGATCGGGCAATGCACAAAGCACGTCGAAAATCTCGTAGGtggtcgtcgatgatggtgtTTGATATCAAAGTAATTTGTACACGGGTGTTTCTCCGACTCGTCTATGAATCactccttggccgccttggatGCATTCGCCTTCAACCGGTCCTCCTTGTCCCACTCAATCAGCTGCTTAGACCAGCTGCGATCCACGTCGTCAGTAACGGCATCGAAGCCAGGGACGTCGCGTCTGCCGCTCGGGCCAGCGCCGGGTAGAATTGACGTACTATCTGCTCGGGTGCCATTCCCAGGACTCGGGCTTGCGCGCCCACGTTTCCCGCTCGGCACTGAACCTCCAGGTAACGGCTaccacgccgacgaggacggcaccGGCGATGAGCGTGTTGGCCCTCCAGTTAGCGGGCTGCGCGTACCAGCCACCGGCCGGCGACCACACGTGCTTGGGATACCTGAGATGCAGGGACGTCATGTCAGAGAGGACTGCGCGGGTTCGATTGAGATAGGTCGAGATCGGTGCTGCGGATTGTCTCAATGTTCGGGGGGGACGGGGTCCCGCGTTGCGGTGCAGCGGTACGAGGAGGCTAGACTTACGGGATTTTTCCACCACCGCCCTGTGCGCGGGTTAGCTAGGCGTGCGGTCGCATGTGTGCGATGCTAGTCGGGGAGGCACTCACCATGTTGATTGACTTGTCGATGGGTGCGTGAGGGAGATGCTGGGTGCGCAATTGCGTCTGGCCGAATGCAATCCGCGAACCAAGGCGTGGTCGGTCATGGGCATTCGGAGGCTTGCGTGTGGACGGGCCACAGTCTCCACGCGGGCCGAGGATATTCCGCCTGTCGCCCCTACCTAGGCGCCGGCAGTAGAGCCAGTGAGCAATGGAGCCTCTCTGGTAGTTCCTCAGGCGGCCAGCGCTCACACGACTCTGGCGCAGGGGACGCAGAACTTTTTTCCGCGACTTTGGGAGAGCAGCACGTTGCACCTCGACGAATCACTCCCGCAAACCAAGTTAATTCCTCCCCCCAATCCCTCCGCCCACGCGAATCCCCTCgagcacggcacggcactgCCACTCCTACGCGAGGCGTGCGACCCGGGGCCAATTTGCCCTCTTTCACTCTTGGCCTCATGAA is part of the Purpureocillium takamizusanense chromosome 7, complete sequence genome and encodes:
- a CDS encoding RING-type E3 ubiquitin transferase (EggNog:ENOG503P1YT~COG:O); the protein is MASHDQEDGHLDATSGREVVYCHACTHEWHRDEHGLECPDCGSDITEIVEADNDPREVDDDSLNAPSSGLLGLRHYEDDSDPEEADIEEHLGPHGFVHRRSVRAGDGHDNHHEPGIAPVLNRFYEMLETFGQPRPMDSRETPTRNPGSTATPLPTVHRATFTTGPFGRGTASVTIYSGPVRHNMGHANNTGHAPADPFQSIFSDVLRDMGPPPVGHGNAGPTNPDDMGPQVQTFARSLHDILSLFSPANAMAGDAVYSQEALDRIITQLMEANPQSNAAPPASDQALRSLDRRPVDREMLKGETKTECTICIDELKIGDMAVFLPCKHWFHEDCVVLWLKEHNTCPICRTPIEKRNGPNDAGSTGQSDNASAPNASGLRSGPAPYNPSSVDYTANATNEGPRRFRTSFSGHFGGNYSSGAGRANEESTRTSEPTHPRAIPGRRSSQLNEAFRAVTTIQQERDRARGRGTPSQTIFDTSRLQRRTSLSPSSPRQGAMADYGSRMRQRSPSESSRRGQGDRVNGRSGGQGPISWLRDRFSSSGGSNQGSSRDDRRQ
- a CDS encoding uncharacterized protein (TransMembrane:1 (o108-127i)~EggNog:ENOG503P595), giving the protein MTDHALVRGLHSARRNCAPSISLTHPSTSQSTWAVVEKSRKSSLLVPLHRNAGPRPPRTLRQSAAPISTYLNRTRAVLSDMTSLHLRYPKHVWSPAGGWYAQPANWRANTLIAGAVLVGVVAVTWRFSAERETWARKPESWEWHPSRYWSKQLIEWDKEDRLKANASKAAKE